The sequence tatttattcattaCATTATTAACAATTATgtaatatgataaaaaaggCAAATGACATGATTTATAATCGTATTAATTCTTATAACGCATgtatatttacattttcatGGAAATCTTTTCAATATtgacaaataaaaattgaattaaaaagcagaaattataaatttacaataaatattatataaattaaaagagaaTGTATTTTAAgcatcttatttttattaagcaTTCATTCAAAAAttgtaacaaaaaatatgattttttatttatttatactatttttttttttattagttatatcaaaatatagaaatatatgaatgcgttaataataaaaagagctcaatattttttttgaggaagtgtatatatataattataaaatctTGAAGTtcctttatatttatatatcttttaaacaaaaattaaaggaAAATACTTAAAAGCTACAAATCATGTAAAATTGATAATTAACACTTaattatctttatatatagaatATTAAAGCATTAATCTTATAGAATTATTTATcacattttaataatttttaatgtcACCGAAAAATAATCATAGCTAGCtacccaaaaaaaaaaaaaattataaaaataatttttttttatattgttgaatattcataatttgtgtaaataaaatatttaaattttattttccatCTAATTactaaatattaaaaagtgggaagaatttttttttttcatcataaattttaatattacaaatatatatagatggTTGTTTCAGAAGTAACCTTTTAATAAGCATGCattagaaaatttataaaaatataagaacgcttgttataaaatttttttttaaagttctATAAATTTAACAATaccaaatatatatattttttttttctttttggcATAAAATAACTATAATACAGGATgaacataaaataatatatacaattgctttaaaaattctaaaaGAGAGTTATTactcttatatttttaataagaaaaaaataaaaatagtattttttatgtataagagaaataaatgaaatgtaaaataattgtatatatatgtgcgaaaaaaaaaaattttattaatatattttttatatatgtagaATTACTTCTTAAATATGAAACCACTGGTAATAACATTTCTCActcatataaataaatttttttcgaAGTAATAACGTAATTTACAATTTTAGATAATTTATCGTAAGTTACtatttaattttcatttattttttattcttttattaatcttCTAACAAATAAGAGATAATtagtaatataaatgaacaaAAATTCGAATTAAAAGTCATATGAATTactcataatttttaaatatgatcAGCATATTTAAATTGTCTTATggtttctttttatttttaatatattaaattaataaaaaagaaaaaatgaatatctTGAACTGAATAAATACTATACCCTTTCATTTTAGtagttaaaatttatttagtaGACTTAAAAAAGTTATAGACATaaatcttataaaaaaatcacTTTTGATTTTCGAAATTGATGATTTCTACTTTAAAAAACAAAGAAGTTATGTATATGAAAtttcatattaaaaaaaaaatatatcatatatTGAAGTTTATAAAATGGAATTATTACAACTTTATGTAAGATGGAATTATATATGAGTATCTAatctaaaataataaaacgaaaattttaatttttataaaaaaattcgttagaaaaacaatatattattataattattataaatgcaTTAATCTCATTGTAAAATACTTTTAATAGATCAAAAACTTCGCTTCTTTTTAATTGATATtatacttctttttttaaaaataacattgaaaagattttatttgataattATGTAATTATATATCTTATCAATACAAAAAAGGATTTCTGTAATCTATATtatttagtaaaaaaatttatattagcataaatttaatatgtttaaaataaaagcataaataatattaaatttaatgcTTCTTCTAGACTTTATATtctaaaatgaaattaataaatttagcTATGCTTGAAAGTGAtgaaatcaaaaaaaaaatctcaTTTTTTGTATAGATATAATGATCGCTGCATTTACATATAAACAGTgttcttttattttcattattttttgattattatgttattcatatatttttgtattcaTTATCATCaataaatatacttttaattttataatttccttttatataattcaattttttttttctttagtgTTTTTTCCttcaattttcttttatgttATACAGTAAACTTTTAAAGAGTTAAAGacagtaaaaatatattaggtCATTTAAATCAATAATTAATACATTTAATGGTTTTTTGGAATACTTAaattgcatatatatatatattattcccaactaaattttctttatatattagaGGTTATTTTGATTCTTATCTCCATTTGTATTTATAATAACTTAaacaaatttattattattttaaatattaatttataaatgataatatggcttcttatcattttcatcattattttaattaatataaagaGTAATAGTAgtgttattaatatatagaaCTTTCTAatgcaaaataaaaaaaaatgatatcaCAGAATATAAAGATTATTTGGagcaatattatttttaaatatgttgctattttttttttatttttactgaACATAAATTTTcagataaaagaaaaagaaaagtataaaacaattactttttattatttacttttgCTTTATATACTAGAAAGAATGAAATTGTTTTACACATTGTGAAGATATGtttattattcaaaaataatataatttaataaagcTATAATTCCATAGATTAACaaagaatatgaaaaaaaatgtacTTTGATAGtttaattttcaaaaaaaaaattttaaattaataaagaaaaatttataaataagaaGTTGGACAAAATAAGTTAGGAattgaaaaacaaaaattctcctataaatatatagcaataaataaaaatttacttaaaaataaaaaaaaataaaaaaactgattaattataaaaatttataatttaaaattaaataaaattaaaaataaaaaaaaaatataaagaaaatgtgacttcaaatttatatatatatatatatattaaaatgaaaactAAATTACagaattttaaattacaaatattatatattgtaattttttatttagtatTTCCAAATAAAAAcgtaatatattttcaatactttaaaagtatatataccttgttatcttttattttatttttatttctttagtTCATCAAAATCATATACTTTATTCATTGAGAAAGTTCctaattcatttaattttaaaatatcccttttttaaaatttacacTAAGCAACTATATTTTACCTCTTTTACATTCTAAAATTTctgtaattaaaaatacatttaaaataaatggtCCAATTAATCCATAGAAAGATTTATAACCAAATTATCAGATTCATCACTATAATCAACATATATATTCATGTCGTCTACTAATTCCTTTTTAACATACATAACAGCCAATTTTGTCATAATTACACTttcaataaatattaaagttGGCCTAGCTCCTAATTCTGGGTCATAAGATTGATCTATTATATAATCAACTGCTCTTTCGGATACAGATATATGGATATTTTTTTGCTCTAGTcgtttttctaatttttcaaatCTTAATCTAACTATTTTACGTAAATTTTTCTTACTTAAAGGCTCAAATACACTAATTTTATCAATTCTATTAATAAATTCTGgtttaaaaaatttcttacattttttaatgagTGATGTTCTAACATCATCAAATACCTTTTTATATTCTGGAGTATCTGATCTATCAGCAtccataaataatttttttttgaacaaTTCAGCACCTAAATTGGAAGTCATTATAATAATGGTATTTGAAAAGTCAATATTTCTTCTGTGGTTATCATTAATATAACCATCTCCTAATATTTGTAAAAGAACTTTAAAAACATCTGAATGAGCTTTTTCTAATTCATCAAAAAGAATAACAGAGTGAGGTTTTTCTCTAACAGCTTCAGTCAACTGACCAGAATCACTAAATCCTACGTATCCGGGTGGACTACCAGTAATTTTAGAAACTGAATGTGCTTCTGTAAATTCTGACATGTTTACACGAATCAAATTATCACGAGAATCAAATAATTCAACTGCTAGTGTCTTAGCAAGCTCTGTTTTACCTACACCTGTAGGACCCAAAAATAAGAAAGTTCCTATTGGCTTTTCTGGATCTTTCATTCCAGTTGCAGCTTTTACAACTGCATCACTTAATGACTTAATTACATCTTCATTTCCAACAATTGATTTTGATAAGctgttatataattttaaaacacCTTTTGATGATTGAAAGCACAAAGATCCAAGTGGCATACCAGAGTCtcttaaataaatataagatACATGCTCTTGGTATACTGAGTCTACATTCATTGCATTGTGAGCTTTATCTTCAACATAGGCCAAtgtttctttatatatttctatatattcattttgtGCCTCTTCTATACTCTTTTTCAATTCTAATGGAGGCTCTTTATTGTAATATAAGTAATTTTGTATCAATTCCTTGAGTTCACTTAGTTTTTTTTCtgcttccttttttttttttaatctttctCCTGTTATTACATATtcttcataatatttttgtaattcttcttttttctcttcaaattctttaattagactattatacttttttctaGATAACTTATCAATATCCATTTCTAAAGTACTTATTTCATAAGATAATCTTTCAATTTCTCTCTCTGTAATATCAATTATTCTTGGTTTTCCTGATAATTGGACTTGCAAATAAGAGCATGCCTTATTTAATAAGTCAATAGCCTTATCAGGTAAATATCGATCTTTAATAAATCTGTCTGATACTTTAACAGCTGCAACAATGGCTTTATTTGTTATACGTACTCCATAAAAATCTTCATACTTACTTTTTAAAGatcttaaaattttaatggtAGTTTCCACTGATGGAGGTTGAACTAAAACCTTCTCAAATCTCCTTTCAAAAGCTGAACAGCTTTCaataaattttctatattcGGTAATTGTAGTTGCAcctattaatttaatttctcCTTTTGATAGTACTGGCTTTAACAAATTAGCTGCATCTGCACCTCCATCGGCTTTTCCTGCTCCTATGAGTAAATGTATTTCATCAACAAATAatattactttattttttttatttttcaattcCTTGATAATGTTTTTCATTCTTGATTCAAATTCTCCTCTGTAAGAGGTTCCAGATGTAAATTTTCGAAAGTTCAAACTTATAATAGTATAACCCTGTAACTCTTTAGGtacatcatttttttcaatcCTATAAGCAAGACCTTCAACAATAGTTGTTTTACCTGTACCTGGATGTCCAACTAAAACTGgactatttttattgtatctTAATAAGGATTCAATTACAGCTCTTATTTCTTCATCTCTTCCATATATAGAATGGAGTTTTCCATTTCTTAccttttcatttaaattagtACCAAATTGTTCAATGTAAAGCTTCTCACCTTTTCtttctttatcttttttagaCAATTCATATTTgtttcttaaaatatttttaattgattCTTCCGATAAATTCACCTCactaaatatttcattaactAGTTCATCATTAGCTAAACCACTCAATAAATGTTCTACATCTACTTTTTGTCCTCCATATTTATTAGCCACATTTTCAGCTAATGCTAACAATTCATTTACGTCGTCTGAATTTACTATTTTTGATTTGTTATCTAGAggctaaaaaaataaaataaaataaatacgatataaaaaaatgtataatttgagaatataaatatttaagtaaaaaaaaaaaggaataaagATTATTTCATGAAGAATTAATAggacaattttttttttaaaaaaaatcatttgtatttattaatattctcttctttttattaaaataattttcatatgtaaaagtattaataaataattaaatatatatataatatataccGCTCCAGCTCTAGTTTGTTCTAAAGCAGTATCTATATACTCTTTCAGGATACTTGCATTAATATTGTTTTCTCTAAATAAATTTGTTCCtatcaaagaaaaaataataaaacaaagcAATTAAAAAAGGATATATATAGAGAAACAAAAGCATatattaatacatatatGCATGCCTATATATTTACacgtaattattttttattttattttatgcaataatattcttataattttttttttttaccatAATCACTTTTGGTTAATGCACTCAAAATATGTATAGGCTTCAATTCTCTATGACCATATCTCTTAGCTATATTTTTTCCATTgttcaaaatatttattgttctattaaaataattattttgctaaaggaaaataaaaataaaagaaatttaaaaagataatatatatatttaatatttatgtagAGAATATTAAAGTGTTTTATATATAGtatcttattttattcaaaatttttatttcatttttaattaccAGATTATTTTCTAAAGAAACCGTTAAATTAAATGTATGAACAAAAAACAGTATGACAAAAATATAGTTACGTAAATTTccaatcatttttattaaatcagtaattagaaaaaataaaataaatagttaAATAATTGAataatgtattaaaaatatcatatGCTCAAAAAAgaacatatttataaaaatatttaaaaagtataaaaaaaaaaaaaagtgaaaatatttaaatatgtgAAAGAGAAAAGGACatacaaatataaatataattttatatatcttaagggttataaaaacaaaacctagcaaaagaaaaaaaaaacaaataaacaaaaatgaattataatatcatttttcaattttttcaataaaatcAATTGTTAACGTTCGTTACAATATTAATCACAAGCTTTTAGATACTTCACTATAATAAACGATATCTTTTGATATTGCAATTTCTGTTCTATATAAGTTGGTTacaaataaatgaataatatatatatatataatatattttacatataaaaaataaatataaaaatttaaaataaaatctataaaaaaaaataattattgtattatttacttttaaattataaattaaaataatctataatacataaaaataaaaagtatttaattagttataaatttaaatatttaaaaaacgtaaaactaaaaaattatattctttaataattttgtCTATAAgaactttttatataaataaataaaattacgattttataatttcttgCAATTATACGAATATCACTATAAttgcttttattattttattttactttttttattttatcatggaatatattatatatatattcattatgtttttaaatagagaaaatatacaaataatattgaaatatgagaaattaattatacaaataaaattaggactatataaaatataatacatTAAATTAAGTAGGAGCGTTTATTGTAAAATAAATtgcattaaaataaaaaaaaaaaaatataaggtaataaaaatgaaaaaattaaaattaatttttaacaaCACAAAATTTAGTACAAAATTAGAAtaagttaattttttattatgcatGCACTAAAATGGAATCAATATAACTTTTaccttttatatatactgcaatatttattgtaataaattttaatttttttatattaaatcattaaaatataaaagaaaaaatatgaaaattatcaaaaaataaagttaaattatggtaatttagaaaaaattaaaatatacttttataaaaaattagcaaaaaataatatttattttttctaaaaattgactttttttcaataaaaataaataccaTGACAAATACATATTaccatattttttatttcaaggTTAATGaaactaattttttatattttttatgcagaatttaaaaattaaaaatttagtaCATGCTCAGTAGTCGTTAGTTATTTAATAGAAGcgatatttataatttttattttttttctttttaaatataattttaaaataaggcatttagtatataaaataataaattattttttatcattatagtaatatatttaaaaaaaaaaaaaaaaatatatattgtatACAATTCAATAATTATCAAAAATGTTATAGTTATTAAATGAACAATGATATAATGTtaagttaaaatatattttttctctttaaagtaaaaataaaaatgattttacaacatctagaaaaaaaaataatataatgttatattaatgaaaatattattatattactCTTTTTCTATAGTGattcaataaaaaatgagaaataGCTTTAAGGAGTAAGATTAGGAATAttaactaattttttttttttttcttttctttaatgaataataaaatttaaaaaaaataatgttataAAATGAAGTTTAAAAATCCAtgttttcaaaatttttccATTTATTAACTATTATAATagcaaaaaattaatattatattgaaaaataatacaagtcaatttttttttagggaATTAAACTTTCATTATGTTAAAACAAGTAGAAATTATCagttaatttttctataaataatataataaaatatgttaataaaataacgtatgataaatataaagcTCTTaagaatcaaaaaaaaaatgattcctttttttttttatacatatattaaaagaataataaaaaaatataattagaaaaataaaagaattttaatatttaaaaaaaaataaataaaatattttattatatttcctctcttatttttttctttttttttaattagtcTAAGCATAATTCATTAATCACCCTTAAAGCCTATGTAAATAAGCAtgcaattataaaaatacaattaaGGTAAACTTAGTATTAAAGGTTaataaatatcttttaattttcatatcTTTGTTTTATTTCCTCAATAGCATTGTATGGCTTTGATGGTTTAACTAAAGAAGGATGAGTACTTTCAACGCATTTAACACACATTTTTAAAGTTcctaaatttaaaattaaataaataaaatatatatatatatgtaaatgcTACATtggtattattattattttattttattttattttattttttttgaaataaaattttgtagtttattgaattaaaaaaaaatagatatttaTTTACCTTGTGTTTCCGTTGCTCCAACTGCTGTGTTTAGCTTGCAGTTTGCATAAGCATATAcctgattaaaaaaaaattattctaatttttttcctaacattttttttttttgtcattaacgtttcatatatatgaataaaaaaaaatttatgaaattatttctattatgcTACTTTGCATTCCTTAATTGG comes from Plasmodium relictum strain SGS1 genome assembly, chromosome: 9 and encodes:
- the HSP101 gene encoding heat shock protein 101, putative; the protein is MIGNLRNYIFVILFFVHTFNLTVSLENNLQNNYFNRTINILNNGKNIAKRYGHRELKPIHILSALTKSDYGTNLFRENNINASILKEYIDTALEQTRAGAPLDNKSKIVNSDDVNELLALAENVANKYGGQKVDVEHLLSGLANDELVNEIFSEVNLSEESIKNILRNKYELSKKDKERKGEKLYIEQFGTNLNEKVRNGKLHSIYGRDEEIRAVIESLLRYNKNSPVLVGHPGTGKTTIVEGLAYRIEKNDVPKELQGYTIISLNFRKFTSGTSYRGEFESRMKNIIKELKNKKNKVILFVDEIHLLIGAGKADGGADAANLLKPVLSKGEIKLIGATTITEYRKFIESCSAFERRFEKVLVQPPSVETTIKILRSLKSKYEDFYGVRITNKAIVAAVKVSDRFIKDRYLPDKAIDLLNKACSYLQVQLSGKPRIIDITEREIERLSYEISTLEMDIDKLSRKKYNSLIKEFEEKKEELQKYYEEYVITGERLKKKKEAEKKLSELKELIQNYLYYNKEPPLELKKSIEEAQNEYIEIYKETLAYVEDKAHNAMNVDSVYQEHVSYIYLRDSGMPLGSLCFQSSKGVLKLYNSLSKSIVGNEDVIKSLSDAVVKAATGMKDPEKPIGTFLFLGPTGVGKTELAKTLAVELFDSRDNLIRVNMSEFTEAHSVSKITGSPPGYVGFSDSGQLTEAVREKPHSVILFDELEKAHSDVFKVLLQILGDGYINDNHRRNIDFSNTIIIMTSNLGAELFKKKLFMDADRSDTPEYKKVFDDVRTSLIKKCKKFFKPEFINRIDKISVFEPLSKKNLRKIVRLRFEKLEKRLEQKNIHISVSERAVDYIIDQSYDPELGARPTLIFIESVIMTKLAVMYVKKELVDDMNIYVDYSDESDNLVINLSMD